Within the Astyanax mexicanus isolate ESR-SI-001 chromosome 9, AstMex3_surface, whole genome shotgun sequence genome, the region cacaaaatgtGCATAAAATGTTATTACAAGAACTTTATATTGGTAGATCTGATAAAAATAGCATCCATGATGTTGAGATTGTAACACTATATATCGATACAAACAGAAAATAGCCTCTTGTGCATAGTAATAAAACTGCTCAACACAAATCATTAAATCACAGCATTTACTTTTCTCATGCAAGGTGTGCAGATCACATCAGAATCAGTTGTAAGGCACTCATCTAATCATCTAAAGAGGTCATTTATGTCTTAGTGTGTTCTGGGAGAGTGAATACAGCCCTGTGTGCACACCTGAGCCAAGTTAAGACTGAGGCACCTTGGGTTGAAAAAATGCACAAAGGCACAAAGTGACTGAGCTACTTAATAACAGCATAAAAAGgccaaaaaaatcaaaatcaaccATAATGATAATGAAAGTGTATAAGAATAAACAATAACAAGAAAAAGGGGAAAGGGAAAGCATCAGGAAAAGGCGAAAGAAACAGTTAGCGAAGGTCCGGGTCTTTAATGTTTTTCTTGATGCGCAGCAGCATGGTGGTGAGCCACTGATCCAGTCGAGAAATCATGTCAAATTCTTTCACCTGAGATGAATGATAATGAGAGAAAAAAGGtaacttttactgttttactcttaAGATCTCACAACTAGCCATGTAATACATTAGTCTTAGTATTTAATGGAAAATTCCAGTCTAAAACCAGAATTTAATAGATTATTAGTCATGTTGCTAATATATAGTAGCACAGCATTACATCCTTCAGCTTAacagtttttaaaatacaaaGATTTAGTTTTTATATGTTCATGTGTCTCTGTACAAAACCCGGCATGCATTAAATTAAAAAGTCAATAAAACAAAGCCTTACATACCGAATCAGTATATGCATCAACATTCTCTTCCTCGCAAGCATCTAAAAGTTTCTGTGAAAAATACAAAAGGCAAGGATTTGGCACAttagaacataaataaaaactgaaacagAACTTTCAACCTGTGTTAAAACAACAACTTTTATAACGTTTTCTTCCAGAATCCAGATaggtttttaaatatatacaacaaAACTACTGCTAgcatttgaagtttgcaaaactCACCTTAACCAATTTGCATTCACGTGAGTCTGAAAAGGCTGGAAACATTTCCTCATATTTCTGTAGAGCTAGCTATTGGGGacaaaaagacaacaaaaaaaagtcatgccataaaatatgaaaaaagaatTTAGCTGCTGATTAAATACATCAGTTTGGCTTTAGATGTGTACCTTGGCATTAAGCATATCGATACAGAAATGACAAAGAGCCGCCTTGAAGAAATAATCCTTGGCACTGTACTTCAACAGCGTGCTGTCCATCGCATGTGTTCCAACCTGCAGAGAGATGCAACGTCAGAGCAGATCCAGctttgcactaaaaaaaaaatattctcacaGTTCAGTCCAACTGAACATATTTGTACCTAGCCCACATGCATACCAAAACATCTGTAACAACAGAAGTTTCCTTGGCAAAGTGGTACATTTCCTGAAATGTTTACAGGAGTGGTATTATCTGTGGCAATGTCTGTACAGTGCTgtaatgtacagttgtggtcaaaagtttacatacacttgtaaaaaaacataatgttatggctgtcttgagttttcaataagttctacaactcttatttttctgtgatagagtgatcggaacacatacatgtttgtcacaaaaaacagtcataaaatttggttctttcataaatttattatgggtctgctgaaaatgtcaccaaatctgctgggtcaaaaatatacatacagcaacaaaatttgtcaattttggtgatgtagcgagttgtgtcaatcaaattagcttcatgtcatggcctcttcacttcttgtaagtgattctgattgactacagctgttgacttctcatgagcccatttaaatagggctcatttgacccagtgattagactcagctacaaaagctacaatgggaaagtcaaaggaactcagtgtggatctgaaaaagcgaattattgacttgaacaagtcagggaagtcacttggagccatttcaaagcagctacaggtcccaagagcaactgtgcagacaattatacgcaagtataaagtgcatggaacagttgtgtcactgccacgatcaggaagaaaacgcaagctatcacatgctgccgagaggagattggtcagggtggtcaagagtcaaccaagaatcaccaagaagcaggtctgcaaggatttggaagctgatggaacacaggtgtcagtctccacagtggactgagaggctgccgtgcaagaaagaagcccttgctccagaaaaggcaccttaagactcggctgaagtttgctgctgatcacatggacaaagataaaaccttctggaggaaagttctctggtcagacgaaacaaaaattgagctgtttggccacaacacccagcaatatgtttggaggagaaaaggtgaggcctttaatcccaggaacaccatgcctactgtcaagcatggtggtggtagtattatgctctggggatgttttgctgccagtggaactggttctttgcagaaagtaaatgggataatgaagaaggaggattacctccaaattctgcaggaaaacttaaaaccatcagcccgaaggttgggtcttgggcgcagttgggtgttccaacaagacaatgacccaaaacacacatcaaaagtggtaaaggaatggctaaaccaggctagaattaaggttttagaatggccttcccaaagtcctgacttaaaccccattgagaacatgtggacagtgctaaagaaacgggttcatgcaagaaaaccatcacatttagctgaactgcaccaattctttcaagaagagtggtcaaacattcgacctgaagcttgccaggagcttgtggatggctaccaaaagcgcctagttgccgtgaaaatggccaagggacatgtaaccaaatactaatgttgctgtatgtatatttttgacccagcagatttggtgacattttcagcagacccataataaatttatgaaagaaccaaattttatgactgttttttgtgacaaacatgtatgtgttccgatcactctatcacagaaaaataagagttgtagaacttattgaaaactcaagacagccataacattatgtttttttacaagtgtatgtaaacttttgaccacaactgtatgccCACCTGTTCATATATTTCGATCGCCTTTGGATACTGCTCCAGCTGAGCAGCATAGGAGGCAACCTTGAGTAGACACTTGTTGGCTGAGCTGTAGAACAAAAGAAATGCTGTGGTTAACAACctgtgcaattaaaataatagaaaaagtaaaagtacttccTGCACAATTCTTCATCATTGTTAAAATTAAgaatgcaccaaaaaaaaaaaaacattttggcagAAAGTGGCCTCTGAAAAGTTAGAAGAACATCCGGAAACAATTTATAATAACTTATCCTGTCTTTTTACTTACTCCATTTTTATCTTAATGTTTTCAGTTGTCGAACATTTACTGCACCCCAGTTACAATCAATGAAAAACATGACTTGCTTACCTGGTGGACTCTTCTCCTTTGTAATAATCTGCCGCTTGCTCATAGTGAGCTATGGCCTATGAAAGAAAAGTCAACTTAAGAATGAGTATAACAACTTCAACAAACATTTCACTCTGGAGCTATGAATATTTCACACAGAGGATTGGACAGATATGTTGATATATGAAAAAACAGTGTTGCTAAACAAGCAGAAAAACATGCACTATATATATTTGAGCAGCTGAGATatgccacttaaaaataatgtcatGACAATTACCTTGTCAATGTCAACTAGCTCCGTCTCATAGATCTCAGCGATGGTGATGTGATGCTTTGCTGCAATTGTAAAACGACCCTGCAGAAAGTTAAAAAACTGCACTTAAAAATTCTGTTAAATCTTCCCTCAAAATTCTGTTAAatcttttctcatcttaaacaaATGTAAAGGTTTTGCTTACACAATTATTGGCAAAAGCAAACaattttactattatttaagAGCAATGACACACCTAATGCAACTGTCTGGTGCCCCCTAATGGTGTCTTGCCTACCTTACTACTTACAAAAAAGTCTACTACGTGCAGATATTGTGTGTGCAGAAAAGTCATTCAAAGAAGGGATTTTAGGGGACTTCAGACaactaaaaaaatgtaatgtaccgCCAGTTTGTTTCTGTTTAACCTTGAACTTAAAAATTACTGATCATACCCGTAATAGGTTAATAGACACCAATTCTTACAcctaacttttagtttttaaaaatggaTAATGTGTTTTGAAGAGTCAATACAGTATTCGATAACATAATACttcaatacatcaatatttttttacagctctAATGTCAATGTGGGAGGCTCAAGACCTCAACAGCTAGTTACACTGATTAGTAAAAGTACTACAGCAGCTAATGGggttttaaacattattaactTGACTTTTATATAAATGAGCTGATTACAACAAATTACATCAGAGTATTTACTGCAGATGCATTATGGGTAAAAAGAGACCCTGATATTTTTGATGCACACACGGTCTCTGCAACACTTTCATTGCAAGTTGGCAGAAATGATATAAATTGCTAATACTATACAGTATTActtaaaatgaatacagaaacAAATGATATTCTATGTGCATAATGGACTGAAGTAAGAATTGAGTGACATGCCCTGTATTAAAATCTCATAAAGACTCACCATATCTGTGTAAATTTCAATAGCCCTGTTCAAGCAGTTTATAGCctctgaaagaaaagaaaaaaaaagaaagcaggtGACTTTAAGCTGACTTTTCcatcataaaaaaatgaacaagatTTAGATGTACACCATGTCAATGGCTAAATGTCAATAGGCATTAACAATTAGCCATTTGGCTAAATCTGGCTTATCTACATTATGAAATAATGATTTAGATTAATGTGCATTGTCCAGgttacttaaataaaataaatcataataaatcaAACATGCAGTTTCTTCAAAATATAAACAGGACACAACCTTAACTAAGATTACAGTGACATAAGGGTATCAAACCTTGAGGGTCAGCTTTTTTAAAGGCATTTCCAGCATCAATGAAGTTGGTTGCTGCATCATGCTTACTCTGCATCTGCAGGTGCAGGAGCGCTGCCTGGGAAAAGGCGTTTCCTGcagctaaaatacaaaaaaatgtaataaatgtaacacTATACATAAATACTCCagcattataaatattattaactaGAATCTTAAGTAATAAAGCATGCCATACTGGTAGGCAAGGTGAAATGTGTCAAACCTAAAACAGTTTTAGCCATTACCGCTCCAATTCTTTGCCATCTTGAACATGTTGGCTGCTCTGCTGTAAGTGTCACAGGCATCTTCCATCTTTGAAGAACCTCTGGAGTAAAACACAGGGAAGAGTCAGTAAAATAAAACCAGAGACCTGGTGGTACAGTAAAGTAGCATAACtaaatagattaaaaataaatacagacataAAGGGGTGTTTGTATGTtgagaggccacttaaaaatgatgagtttctttgattttaccaaattgaaaacctctggaatataatcaagaggaagatggatgatcacaagccattaagcCATCacatttatgcaccaggagtggaataaagttatccaaaagcagtgtgtaagactggtggagaagaacatgccaagatgcatagaaaTTGTGtttcaaaaccagggttattccaccaaatactgatttaaaactttatgaatatgaaccattgagtcatttctcattttctgaataaaacattttatagaataaaacaacaatgttcattttattcaaacatatacctataaatagcaaaatcagagaaactgattcagaaactgaaattgtctttactatttttttttctagagttgTGTGTGCTAAGTAAGTGCTAATGTTTCGACATCTGGTCAgctgaccggtgttctgtcaaattgtgCTACCCGTCGATTTGTGCTTCCTACCACCAGTGAGCAAGCGCGGATTCACATTTTCAGGAaagtttttatatatgttttggtAATGGTAATTCCATTTTAATTGGGTACGTTAAACAACCACACCCCCTGTCGTTATTTGCGTTTGtattacaaaatgtgtaaatgGCAGTTAAtaacaaaagtaataaaaagaCCATGAAAAATACTAAACTTTACTAAATAACTATAATCACCCATTTTCCCTTAACTGTATCCTAAAATATTGATTCAGGCTTTCAAAAAAAAGTAATATCGAGACTTCTGCCTGGagcatttttaaatatggtgcttttttcaggcatTTTTACTTTTGATTACACACAAGAGAAGCACAGTTTagcagggtagcacaactcgacagaacaccagctgTTTACAGCCCAGTCTTGAGTCCTTACGCTACAGAATAACTCGCTGATTCACAAAATACtgctgaaaattgtttattaagGTAAATATTAGAGATTAGTCTCTTTTTTCTGTACCGTTAGCTGATTGTTTAAGTTTTCACTAACTCTAGTTTACCAGCTATAACACCTGAACACCCAGCGGGCCCACAGATGCCCGCTTGGAGGTGTGTAACCCAGGTCCCGAAAGTTAAAATCCATCCcaggttttgtaccaactgcctgggcggctctgtgTAATGCTGAACTGCAGCAAGGCCGCccggcagttggtacaaaaccctgagATGGATTtaaactttctggacctgggtaaCCCACTACTATCCTTGTTTCAGTCTGACAGGCTGTGTAAATGCTACTGCTGTTAGCCACCGAGCTAACCAGACATACTgaactaacgctaatgctaaagctaacgcCGCTCACCCGAACAGCGAGCCGAAGAAGGACTGCGAGGATTTGACTTTCTTCTCGGCCTCTGCCATCAGAGCCAGCGCCTCCTTCTCTTTAGCGGAGTTGTCCATGTCTCTGCCTGCGGCCCGCTTCGCCCTATTTCGGTTCTCTGAAACGGTCCTGGAACTGTCCTGGATTCACTCTGAGCCACATCAACACAAAACACACTAACTACTGACACATCCAACATGGCCGCCCCCAAGATCAgggttcatttataaaataaaagtctctgTGAAAACCACAACATACTTCTGTTCACTCTCTAGTGGAATAGA harbors:
- the napab gene encoding N-ethylmaleimide-sensitive factor attachment protein, alpha b isoform X1, which translates into the protein MDNSAKEKEALALMAEAEKKVKSSQSFFGSLFGGSSKMEDACDTYSRAANMFKMAKNWSAAGNAFSQAALLHLQMQSKHDAATNFIDAGNAFKKADPQEAINCLNRAIEIYTDMGRFTIAAKHHITIAEIYETELVDIDKAIAHYEQAADYYKGEESTSSANKCLLKVASYAAQLEQYPKAIEIYEQVGTHAMDSTLLKYSAKDYFFKAALCHFCIDMLNAKLALQKYEEMFPAFSDSRECKLVKKLLDACEEENVDAYTDSVKEFDMISRLDQWLTTMLLRIKKNIKDPDLR
- the napab gene encoding N-ethylmaleimide-sensitive factor attachment protein, alpha b isoform X2; protein product: MPVTLTAEQPTCSRWQRIGAVMAKTVLAAGNAFSQAALLHLQMQSKHDAATNFIDAGNAFKKADPQEAINCLNRAIEIYTDMGRFTIAAKHHITIAEIYETELVDIDKAIAHYEQAADYYKGEESTSSANKCLLKVASYAAQLEQYPKAIEIYEQVGTHAMDSTLLKYSAKDYFFKAALCHFCIDMLNAKLALQKYEEMFPAFSDSRECKLVKKLLDACEEENVDAYTDSVKEFDMISRLDQWLTTMLLRIKKNIKDPDLR